In Streptomyces sp. NBC_00878, a single window of DNA contains:
- a CDS encoding 1-phosphofructokinase family hexose kinase — MILTVTLNTALDITYRVRGLRPHTSHRVTEVTERPGGKGLNVARVLAALGHEVTATGFAGGATGRAVQEQLTYTPGVVDALVPVAGATRRTIAVADTTTGDTTQLNEPGPSITSAEWSAFKEAYEHLLRSSSAVALCGSLPPGVPVGAYAQLVRAARALAVPVLLDTSGEPLRRGVAARPDVVKPNADELAELTGAHEPSQATRDARRRGAHAVVASLGAEGLLARTPDGDWRAVPPGPVRGNPTGAGDSVVAGLLSGLVEHLPWPDRLARAVALSAATVLTPVAGEFDRSAYEELVGRVTVTGEVTAA, encoded by the coding sequence GTGATCCTCACGGTCACGCTGAACACCGCTCTCGACATCACCTATCGCGTACGGGGGCTGCGCCCGCACACCTCGCACCGCGTCACCGAGGTGACCGAACGGCCCGGCGGCAAGGGCCTGAACGTGGCCCGGGTGCTCGCCGCCCTCGGCCACGAGGTGACGGCGACGGGCTTCGCGGGCGGGGCGACCGGGCGGGCCGTCCAGGAGCAACTCACGTACACACCAGGTGTCGTGGACGCGCTGGTCCCGGTGGCGGGCGCGACCCGTCGCACGATCGCGGTGGCCGACACGACGACCGGTGACACGACTCAACTCAACGAGCCTGGCCCGTCGATCACTTCGGCCGAGTGGTCCGCCTTCAAGGAGGCGTACGAGCATCTGCTGCGGTCCTCCTCGGCGGTGGCGCTGTGCGGCAGTCTGCCGCCCGGGGTGCCGGTGGGGGCGTACGCCCAACTCGTCCGCGCGGCAAGGGCGTTGGCGGTGCCGGTGCTGCTCGACACCAGCGGGGAGCCGCTGCGGCGCGGGGTGGCCGCGCGCCCCGACGTCGTGAAGCCGAACGCCGACGAACTGGCCGAACTCACCGGCGCGCACGAGCCGTCGCAGGCGACGCGGGATGCGCGTCGGCGTGGCGCGCACGCGGTGGTGGCCTCGCTGGGCGCGGAGGGCCTCCTGGCCCGTACGCCCGACGGCGACTGGCGGGCCGTCCCGCCCGGGCCGGTCCGCGGGAACCCGACGGGCGCGGGTGACTCCGTGGTCGCGGGCCTGCTATCGGGGCTGGTCGAACACTTACCGTGGCCGGACCGCCTGGCCCGGGCGGTGGCGCTGTCCGCGGCGACCGTACTGACCCCGGTGGCGGGGGAGTTCGACCGGTCGGCGTACGAGGAGTTGGTGGGGCGGGTGACTGTGACGGGGGAGGTGACCGCGGCGTGA
- a CDS encoding carbohydrate-binding protein, with product MTPGNNGASTPEDDDPFGYLYADGQAAGAQPPSGGGGYGYPGSVNRSRPVGERQYGQPAAPTAPTAQYGQVPPQQGTYGQPNANYSAPEAFPGGAPTTYEPLPDYAGSGGGGGRGRGPNTKGLLIGAVAVVAAVVIGIGIAMLGGDSDDDKGGDATGSTPPPGQSVEPSAEPTKESEAPADLPTIDAKALKLGSGVTTASDVDGASSAGGIYVTGLNTVGSEVTWSVSGIPEGGVYTLFAVYSAAGDDQEMTLTVNGKPFGNKLNLGNFAKAGAGEFEKGWTQTYAWPTLNKGTNTISLSCQTGDKCDVLLDQLSLKAGQVKR from the coding sequence ATGACGCCCGGCAACAACGGCGCGAGCACGCCCGAGGACGACGACCCGTTCGGCTATCTGTACGCCGACGGTCAGGCCGCCGGAGCCCAGCCGCCGAGCGGCGGCGGTGGCTACGGCTACCCCGGCTCGGTCAACAGGTCGCGGCCGGTCGGTGAACGCCAGTACGGCCAGCCCGCCGCGCCGACAGCCCCCACCGCGCAGTACGGGCAGGTGCCCCCGCAGCAGGGGACGTACGGCCAGCCGAACGCGAACTACTCGGCGCCCGAGGCCTTCCCCGGCGGCGCGCCCACCACGTACGAGCCGCTGCCCGACTACGCCGGTAGCGGTGGCGGTGGCGGCCGGGGCCGCGGTCCCAACACCAAGGGTCTGCTGATCGGTGCCGTCGCCGTCGTGGCCGCCGTCGTGATCGGCATCGGCATCGCGATGCTCGGCGGCGACTCGGACGACGACAAGGGCGGCGACGCGACGGGCTCGACCCCGCCGCCCGGCCAGAGCGTCGAGCCGAGCGCGGAGCCGACGAAGGAGAGCGAGGCCCCGGCCGACCTCCCGACGATCGACGCGAAGGCCCTGAAACTGGGCTCCGGCGTGACGACGGCGTCGGACGTCGACGGCGCGAGCTCCGCGGGCGGGATCTATGTGACGGGCCTCAACACGGTCGGCTCCGAGGTCACCTGGTCCGTCAGCGGGATCCCTGAGGGCGGTGTCTACACCCTCTTCGCGGTATACAGCGCCGCCGGCGACGACCAGGAGATGACCCTCACCGTCAACGGCAAGCCGTTCGGCAACAAGCTGAACCTCGGCAACTTCGCGAAGGCCGGGGCGGGCGAGTTCGAGAAGGGCTGGACGCAGACCTACGCGTGGCCGACCCTCAACAAGGGCACCAACACGATCTCCCTCTCCTGCCAGACCGGCGACAAGTGCGACGTACTCCTGGACCAACTGAGCCTGAAGGCGGGCCAGGTCAAGCGCTAG